A window of Leptospira licerasiae serovar Varillal str. VAR 010 contains these coding sequences:
- a CDS encoding TolC family protein: protein MYCYLFKRNIYLYRIINLNKFVLSIIFFSLSVVPNFGAEPAEKKSAKITMENVVEIAERNSPLLLSLSSDLESLYFRKRQEGMTQNPILSMDYGQRKAANESGFEYSFQVEQPIYFPGRKELKQLLVDNDSKIKEIQVIEATNSVRLNAVKFAYRYLMADINRGHVKERLRRLAIIENYIRSRPFITPQAKTDLFILERRILTLKKHFNDLELLSSKNYESMNLYLRFDSVPLLSLPFFKDGIRFDQSDLEKKAIDNNPMLLTARGEVEKARTEYRLASLEKYPDYAVIGQVGEDKSGVANRYFDVGLKFRVPVWDQYQNKVASAAKNLDAKSNNVLQQENLIRMNLRQTILEYEKSKVNIKLFDLSKLEEIENDLTFADTEFSRSRIQILSYLELENQLHETYHAILDAQQTHIEAFLNLLYITNEKDIIGVLKNAEQTFKYGSK from the coding sequence GTGTACTGCTATTTATTTAAGAGGAATATTTACCTCTATAGAATTATTAATTTAAACAAATTCGTTTTATCGATCATATTTTTCTCTTTAAGTGTTGTTCCTAATTTTGGAGCTGAACCTGCAGAGAAAAAATCGGCAAAGATTACAATGGAGAATGTTGTCGAAATTGCAGAACGCAATTCACCATTACTTCTCTCTTTAAGCTCAGACTTAGAAAGCCTTTATTTTAGAAAGAGGCAAGAGGGGATGACTCAGAACCCCATTCTATCCATGGATTATGGTCAGAGAAAGGCTGCAAATGAGTCCGGCTTTGAATATTCTTTTCAAGTAGAGCAGCCTATTTATTTCCCCGGAAGAAAAGAGTTAAAACAACTCTTAGTGGATAATGATTCCAAGATTAAAGAAATACAAGTTATTGAAGCTACAAACTCAGTGCGACTGAATGCAGTAAAATTTGCTTATCGATATCTTATGGCTGATATAAATAGAGGCCATGTGAAAGAGAGGCTACGTAGACTTGCTATAATCGAAAATTATATCAGATCAAGACCTTTTATAACTCCTCAAGCCAAAACTGATTTATTCATTTTGGAAAGAAGGATACTGACTTTAAAGAAACATTTTAATGATTTAGAGTTACTCTCCTCAAAGAATTACGAATCAATGAATTTGTATCTTAGATTTGATTCGGTTCCTTTGTTGTCTTTGCCCTTTTTTAAAGACGGGATTCGTTTTGATCAAAGCGATTTGGAAAAAAAAGCCATTGATAACAACCCGATGCTATTGACTGCAAGAGGAGAAGTAGAGAAAGCAAGAACTGAATATCGCTTAGCTAGTTTGGAAAAATATCCCGACTATGCAGTGATTGGCCAGGTTGGAGAAGATAAATCTGGGGTTGCAAACAGATATTTCGATGTGGGTTTAAAGTTCAGGGTTCCAGTATGGGATCAATATCAAAATAAAGTTGCCTCCGCTGCAAAAAATTTGGACGCAAAATCGAATAACGTACTGCAGCAAGAGAATCTAATTAGAATGAATCTTCGGCAAACAATTTTGGAATATGAGAAATCGAAAGTTAATATTAAATTATTCGATTTGTCTAAGCTGGAAGAAATTGAGAATGACCTTACCTTCGCGGATACTGAATTTTCCAGATCTCGGATTCAAATTTTAAGTTATCTGGAGTTGGAGAATCAACTTCACGAAACATACCATGCCATATTGGATGCGCAACAAACGCATATAGAAGCATTTCTCAATCTTCTATATATCACCAATGAAAAAGACATTATAGGAGTATTGAAAAATGCTGAGCAAACTTTTAAATACGGTTCTAAATAA